Proteins from a single region of Flavobacterium sp. K5-23:
- a CDS encoding DUF6265 family protein produces MFQKTTLILLLLAIVSCKKSASKEYEKIKIANWLIGTWENNSAEGNLSETWKKTTDSTFQAQSFFIKGKDTLHFETINLNQVDEGLEYNAQVKGQNNDKSVRFALTASTENQLVFENPKHDYPQKITYTKINKDSLVAEISGIQQGKPTSEKYPMKKKQ; encoded by the coding sequence ATGTTTCAAAAAACGACACTTATACTGCTTTTGTTAGCGATTGTTTCTTGTAAAAAATCGGCATCTAAAGAATACGAAAAAATTAAAATTGCAAATTGGTTAATAGGAACTTGGGAGAATAACTCAGCCGAGGGAAATCTTTCTGAAACTTGGAAAAAAACAACCGACAGCACTTTTCAAGCGCAAAGCTTTTTTATTAAAGGGAAAGACACCTTGCATTTTGAAACTATCAACCTAAATCAAGTTGATGAGGGATTAGAATATAATGCACAGGTAAAAGGTCAAAACAATGATAAATCAGTACGTTTCGCACTGACAGCTTCAACTGAAAACCAACTCGTATTTGAAAACCCAAAACACGATTACCCACAAAAAATAACGTACACAAAAATAAATAAAGACAGTCTTGTGGCAGAAATTTCTGGAATCCAACAAGGAAAACCAACTTCAGAAAAATACCCGATGAAGAAAAAACAGTAA